One stretch of Longimicrobiales bacterium DNA includes these proteins:
- the meaB gene encoding methylmalonyl Co-A mutase-associated GTPase MeaB, translating into MTRRGSDTMVSNALNPAVAQTLERFREGKTLALARAISIVENEREGFQELLHTVMETGPKAMRVGLTGPPGAGKSSLVAAIATAYRAAEEHVGVVAVDPTSPYSGGALLGDRIRMNDIATDPGIFIRSMATRGSLGGLATTTKEVVDLMDAFGFDRVLVETVGVGQTELEVTAAADTVVVVLVPESGDAIQAMKAGLMEIADIFVVNKADRPGAPKLVKELRQALHLRAGSAMRDVPAHHGVDLSRVLKKEQDTDAPAPEPNGWEIPVLTTTALTEDGVPKLLETIESHRMFLTESGQLASRRRERAAIRIRDVVDRELRRVAWRSPEATVLLESGVERIASGTGTPYSAAREILETLLR; encoded by the coding sequence GTGACGCGGCGGGGATCTGACACCATGGTGTCCAATGCTTTGAATCCCGCGGTTGCCCAGACGCTAGAACGCTTTCGGGAAGGGAAGACGCTCGCTCTCGCCCGCGCGATCTCAATCGTAGAAAATGAGCGAGAGGGTTTTCAGGAACTGCTCCACACCGTAATGGAGACGGGCCCGAAGGCGATGAGGGTGGGGCTCACCGGACCCCCGGGGGCCGGCAAGTCCAGCCTTGTAGCGGCGATCGCAACGGCTTATCGAGCGGCAGAGGAGCACGTCGGAGTCGTGGCGGTAGACCCGACGTCGCCCTATTCAGGCGGGGCGTTGCTGGGCGACCGAATTCGTATGAATGACATCGCGACGGACCCGGGCATCTTCATCCGGTCGATGGCGACCCGTGGCTCACTGGGTGGCCTGGCCACCACGACCAAAGAAGTGGTTGACCTCATGGACGCGTTTGGGTTCGACCGCGTCCTGGTAGAAACGGTCGGAGTCGGCCAGACCGAGCTTGAGGTGACCGCAGCAGCCGACACGGTGGTCGTGGTGCTCGTCCCGGAATCGGGCGACGCCATTCAAGCGATGAAAGCGGGCCTCATGGAGATTGCCGACATCTTCGTGGTGAACAAGGCGGATCGGCCCGGCGCGCCCAAGCTGGTCAAGGAACTCAGGCAAGCGCTGCACCTCCGTGCCGGAAGCGCCATGAGGGACGTTCCTGCCCATCACGGTGTTGATCTGAGTCGAGTCTTGAAGAAAGAGCAGGACACGGACGCCCCGGCGCCCGAGCCGAATGGGTGGGAGATTCCGGTCCTGACGACAACTGCTCTCACCGAGGATGGTGTTCCGAAGCTGCTCGAAACGATCGAGTCGCACCGGATGTTCCTGACGGAGAGTGGCCAGCTTGCGTCCCGGAGACGAGAACGGGCTGCGATTCGCATCCGCGATGTCGTCGACCGCGAGCTGCGCCGAGTAGCGTGGCGGTCCCCGGAAGCAACGGTGTTGCTCGAGTCCGGAGTGGAGCGGATCGCGTCCGGCACCGGAACACCCTATTCGGCGGCGCGCGAAATTCTTGAGACACTACTGCGCTGA
- a CDS encoding AarF/UbiB family protein — MSRRRRSLSVLRRLTPFAIAFLRDRRSCILFGRPAVRSVEHHAKRAEKLSGTLAKLGPTFIKIAQLLSARADILPEPYLSEIAKLQDRVPPDSAEAIRRVIEAELGSLTSDLFETFEDEPMAAASLGQVHRARVHGQDVVVKVLRPGVEASVALDLDISFRLLFWLNIAFPNHHVRGLTNVVREFSVRVKDEMNFEQEALNVARFRAAFADQRKVRAPRVFDEFTRRRVLVMERIEGTKIDRLHAQFESGRLSFRQVMETLTNVYLRMMMVDGFMHADPHPGNLLVEKDGTLVVIDWGSVLEVPRWTRESILGVVLALGREDIDAVINEMYRLGMISAEVSRGEIREAATEILRIVDRAKTTNHSVIVNDVIAELLDTFYTWPLVLPQDLVYFFRTAALIEGLAFNYDRRFDGLSFIRGVVMENKVELLKMTHRQPAQIAKNFVEESQSVVRSVRDLVTRAEREELRVRVHPRDIQAQERFLHLQARRLLLSIFASVTAVITSILFIALRNWWLLGFGLLAALIMFIVVLFIPTHLLENPLRHARGIRPDERR; from the coding sequence ATGAGCAGACGAAGACGATCGCTGTCGGTGCTGCGACGGCTGACCCCATTCGCGATCGCGTTTCTCCGTGATCGCCGTTCCTGCATTCTGTTCGGCCGGCCGGCTGTGCGTTCGGTCGAGCACCACGCCAAGAGGGCGGAGAAGCTCTCCGGCACGCTGGCGAAACTGGGGCCTACGTTCATCAAGATCGCTCAACTCCTGAGTGCCCGGGCCGACATTCTGCCTGAGCCCTACTTGTCTGAAATTGCTAAGCTACAGGACCGGGTCCCCCCCGATTCAGCAGAGGCAATTCGCCGCGTCATCGAGGCAGAACTGGGTTCTCTCACGAGTGATCTCTTCGAGACGTTTGAGGACGAGCCGATGGCAGCAGCCAGTCTGGGGCAAGTGCACCGAGCGAGGGTTCACGGGCAGGACGTGGTCGTAAAGGTGCTGCGGCCCGGGGTCGAGGCGTCCGTCGCCCTCGATCTCGACATCTCCTTCCGACTCCTTTTTTGGCTCAACATCGCGTTCCCGAATCATCATGTGAGGGGCCTCACAAACGTCGTTCGTGAGTTCTCGGTTCGCGTCAAAGACGAGATGAATTTCGAACAGGAAGCGTTGAATGTGGCCCGCTTTCGGGCAGCCTTCGCGGACCAGCGTAAGGTGCGTGCGCCGAGAGTGTTCGACGAGTTCACTCGACGTCGAGTACTCGTCATGGAGCGGATCGAAGGAACTAAGATCGATCGTCTGCACGCCCAGTTCGAGTCGGGACGGCTTTCGTTTCGACAGGTCATGGAGACGCTGACCAACGTCTATCTCAGGATGATGATGGTCGATGGCTTCATGCATGCGGACCCTCACCCCGGCAATCTTCTGGTGGAGAAGGACGGCACGCTCGTCGTAATCGACTGGGGCTCGGTGCTGGAAGTGCCACGTTGGACTCGTGAATCGATCCTCGGTGTCGTACTCGCGTTGGGCCGCGAGGACATCGACGCTGTCATCAACGAGATGTATCGACTGGGGATGATCAGCGCGGAGGTGTCCCGAGGCGAGATTCGCGAGGCCGCCACCGAGATCTTGCGCATCGTGGATCGGGCTAAGACTACGAACCACTCCGTCATCGTGAACGACGTGATCGCGGAGTTGCTCGACACCTTCTACACGTGGCCGCTCGTCCTGCCACAGGATCTGGTCTACTTCTTCCGCACTGCGGCCCTTATCGAAGGCTTGGCCTTCAATTACGACCGGCGATTCGATGGGCTCTCGTTCATCCGTGGCGTGGTGATGGAAAACAAAGTTGAGCTGCTGAAGATGACCCATAGGCAGCCCGCGCAGATCGCCAAGAATTTCGTGGAGGAGTCTCAGTCAGTCGTGCGATCCGTGCGGGACCTTGTGACGCGCGCTGAGCGTGAGGAGCTTCGCGTCCGGGTTCATCCCAGAGATATTCAGGCCCAGGAACGCTTTCTGCACCTTCAGGCCCGCCGGCTCCTGCTCAGCATTTTCGCCTCAGTCACCGCGGTGATTACCTCGATTCTTTTCATAGCGTTGAGGAATTGGTGGCTGCTAGGGTTTGGCCTGCTCGCAGCACTCATCATGTTCATCGTTGTGCTCTTCATTCCGACTCATCTTCTCGAGAATCCTCTTCGACATGCACGCGGCATCCGGCCGGATGAGCGACGGTGA
- the mgtE gene encoding magnesium transporter, with protein sequence MKPVRDDNEAVQGRIEALLAESDLAAASLLVGDLHPSDLADIVERLEDRYRVAFLSALPTEVAGETLAEMEHGEDRGDLLAALTTEKGAELLEDLADDDAADLIGELEPPEQKKLLDALPDETAGYLIGLLQYDAESAGGLMTLDLVAVEGSVSAATALEQVRLQGREVEEFYTVFVVDGSRRLLGTLRLDDLVIADPSSSIDGLVTEPVATVDPHDDQEEVSRLISRYNLAAIPVVSPDGHLLGRITFDDVIDVLEAEQTEDILRLAGIADEDELRHNWVESVRTRLPWLVLNLVTASLAALVILVYEDVIQQVITLAFLAPIIAALGGSSGTQSLAITIRRLTIEGPGGAHGFVLKEILIGLVIGGVLGVGIAVLAIIVDGSPMLGLVVMLAMWGNQVVAGFAGAFVPATLDRIGVDPSVASSVFVHTLTDLCGFFLLLGLASKLLLN encoded by the coding sequence ATGAAACCTGTCCGCGACGACAACGAGGCGGTGCAGGGCCGAATCGAGGCCCTATTGGCCGAGAGCGACCTCGCTGCTGCTTCGTTGTTGGTGGGCGATCTTCATCCTTCTGACCTCGCTGACATCGTCGAGCGACTTGAGGACAGGTATCGGGTCGCGTTCCTGTCGGCGCTGCCCACAGAGGTCGCGGGAGAGACCCTGGCCGAGATGGAGCACGGCGAGGACCGCGGAGACCTGCTGGCCGCGCTTACAACCGAGAAGGGAGCCGAACTTCTCGAAGACCTCGCAGACGACGACGCCGCCGACCTGATTGGCGAACTCGAACCGCCTGAGCAGAAGAAGCTTCTGGATGCGCTGCCGGACGAGACCGCCGGATATCTGATTGGGCTGCTCCAGTACGACGCGGAGAGTGCAGGCGGGCTCATGACTCTCGACCTCGTCGCGGTCGAGGGATCTGTGTCGGCGGCTACGGCTCTGGAACAGGTGCGGCTTCAGGGCCGCGAGGTCGAGGAATTCTACACCGTGTTCGTGGTTGACGGCAGCAGGCGGCTGCTCGGCACGTTACGCCTGGACGACCTGGTCATTGCCGACCCGTCGTCGAGCATCGATGGCCTCGTGACCGAGCCGGTCGCGACCGTCGACCCCCACGACGATCAAGAAGAAGTCAGTCGGCTGATCTCTCGTTACAACCTGGCGGCGATCCCGGTGGTCAGTCCCGATGGGCATCTCCTCGGGCGCATCACGTTCGATGATGTAATTGATGTCCTAGAGGCAGAGCAGACAGAGGACATCCTCCGACTCGCTGGTATTGCGGACGAGGATGAACTGAGACACAACTGGGTTGAGTCGGTTCGCACCAGGCTTCCCTGGCTCGTTCTCAACCTCGTGACTGCTTCACTCGCGGCGCTGGTCATTCTGGTATATGAGGACGTCATTCAGCAGGTGATTACGCTGGCGTTCCTCGCTCCGATCATCGCCGCTCTCGGCGGGAGCTCCGGCACACAGTCGCTTGCGATCACAATTCGCCGCCTGACCATCGAGGGGCCCGGAGGCGCGCATGGCTTCGTGCTGAAAGAGATCCTGATCGGTCTTGTCATTGGTGGTGTGCTCGGCGTTGGGATCGCCGTGCTCGCGATTATAGTCGACGGGAGTCCGATGCTCGGCCTCGTCGTGATGCTCGCGATGTGGGGCAACCAGGTCGTGGCCGGCTTCGCCGGAGCTTTCGTACCGGCAACTCTCGACCGGATAGGGGTAGATCCGTCTGTTGCCTCATCGGTCTTCGTTCACACACTCACGGATCTGTGCGGATTCTTCCTTCTTCTGGGGCTCGCGTCGAAGCTCTTGCTCAACTGA